The following is a genomic window from Quadrisphaera sp. RL12-1S.
GGCCGCGACGAGGCGGCGCGCGTCGTCGTGGGGGGTGAGGAAGCCCAGGTCAGCGCAGCGCGCGACGAACCGGTGCGCCACGGGCACGTGGGACAGGGCCGCCACGAGCGGCTGGCCCTGCGGCGGGCGCTGGGTGATGGCCGGGCCGCGCACGGAGAAGTGCGGGCCGGAGAAGTCGATGGGGTGGAGCTTGGCGGCGTCGACGAACCGGCCGGTGGCGACGTCGCGGATCTCGGCGTCGTCCTCCCAGGAGTCCCAGAGGCGGCGGAGCACCTCCACCCAGTCACGGGCCTCGTCGAGGGCGTCGGGCAGGTCGGGAGCGGGGCGGCGGCCGAACTGGGCGGCCTCGTCGGGGCTCAGGGAGACCTGCACGCGCACCCCAGCGCGCCCGCGGGTGGCGTGGTCGAGCGTGGCGACGGCCTTGGACAGGTGGAACGGCTCGGTGTGCGTGGCCGTGGCGCTCGGCACGAGGCCGATGTGCTCGGTGACCAGCGCGAGCCGCGCCGCGAGGAGCACGGCGTCGAGGCGGCCCACCACCACGTCCGTGCGGTCGGCGGACTGCACGCGCAACGCGTCCTCGATGGTCACCAGGTCGAGCAGACCTGCCTCGGCCTCGCGGACGAGGTCGGTCCAGTAGGCCGCGGTGAACAGGTCGCGCGGACGGGCGGTGGGCTCGCGCCAGGCGGCGGGGTGCCACCCCGCGCCGTCCAGCGCGAGGGCGAGGTGCAGGTGCTGCGTGCTCACGCCGTGCTCAGCCCCGGCGGGGGCGGGCTTGTTCCAGCGCCCCTCACGCGGCGGCGGCCGCTGCCGCGGGCTCGCCGAGGCGGTCGCGCAGGTCGGCGCCGCGGTAGGAGCGGCGGAAGGCCCGGCGGCGCTGCA
Proteins encoded in this region:
- a CDS encoding LLM class flavin-dependent oxidoreductase yields the protein MSTQHLHLALALDGAGWHPAAWREPTARPRDLFTAAYWTDLVREAEAGLLDLVTIEDALRVQSADRTDVVVGRLDAVLLAARLALVTEHIGLVPSATATHTEPFHLSKAVATLDHATRGRAGVRVQVSLSPDEAAQFGRRPAPDLPDALDEARDWVEVLRRLWDSWEDDAEIRDVATGRFVDAAKLHPIDFSGPHFSVRGPAITQRPPQGQPLVAALSHVPVAHRFVARCADLGFLTPHDDARRLVAAVRDEREVQPAWPDGLGDQPLRLLGDVVVVLDPRPGAAAERLARLDGTAGAPLAQTSDALVFAGTPGELADLALAWREAGLDGLRLRPAVLPDDLRAITRQLVPELQRRGAFRTAYAGTTLRERLGLPRPANRYAQGVSR